The nucleotide sequence TATCCTTGACCTTTTCAAAGAAAGATTTATCCGATTTCTCGGGCCTAGGCTCAAAATTTTCGTTATTCTGCATGCGTTCGAAAAAATCTTTTTGCTCTTTGTTCAATTCTTTGGGTGTCCAAACATTTACGTGTACCAATAAATCTCCACTGCCGTATCCGTTTAGACTCGTAATACCCTTACCTCTCAATCTTAAGATCTTACCAGACTGTATCCCAGCTTCCAATTTGATTCTTACCTTACCACCTACGGCATCAATCTCTTTAGAGGTACCTAAAACTGCTTCAGAAATACTAATATAGAGGTCATAATGTAAATTATCGCCTTCCCGTTTTAGCGTATCGTGCTCTTCTGTCTCAATGGCCACCAATAAATCCCCAGGAACTCCATTTCCAGGAGCATCATTTCCTTTGTTGGGCACTTTTAACTGCATACCATCTTCTACCCCTGCCGGAATATTGATACTCACTGTTTCCTCTGCAACCTTTAATCCATTGGCATCCGCATCACTGGGTTTCTTATCTATTATTTGTCCACTACCGCCACAGGCGCTGCAGGTAGCTGCAGTCTGCATTCTTCCCAGAATGGTATTGGTTATTTTGGTTACCTGGCCACGACCTCCACAGGTCCCGCAGGTTTGGTAGGTTACCCCTTCTGCCTGAACTTTTCTCCTTACTTTTATTTTCTTTTCAACACCATTGGCAATTTCCTCCAAGGTCAGCTTAACCCTGATTCTCAAATTGCTTCCTTTAACACGACGTTGTCCGCCACCGCCGCCAAATCCGGAAAAGCCACTAAAACCTCCGCCTCCGAAGGCGCCACCGAAAATATCGCCGAACTGACTAAAAATATCATCCATGTTCATACCGCCGCCGCCAAATCCGCCGCCGCCCTCAAAAGCTGCATGACCATATTGGTCATATCGCGCCTTCTTATTGGGGTCACTTAATACCTCATAAGCTTCGGCCGCTTTTTTGAACATTTCCTCTGCCTTGGCATCACCTGGATTTTTGTCAGGATGATACTCTATTGCTTTCTTCCTATATGCCTTTTTTACTTCAGCCGCAGTAGCATTTTTACCAATGCCCAAGATGTCATAATAATCCTCCTTCATAAAATATTTTTAATTTCCAACAACCACTTTTGGATGGCGTATGATTTTATCACCCAATTTAAACCCCATTTCAACGACATCTACTATTTTCCCCTTCAACTTTTTGCTTGGAGCAGGAATTTGAGTAATGGCATCGTGAATTTCCGCATCAAAAGCATCACCTTGCTTGACTTCAATTTGTTGAAGACCCTTATTTTTTAATGTTTCTTTGAATTTATTGCTTATTAATTCAACTCCCTTGAACATTTCCTGGTCCTCAGACTTGGAAATTTCCTTTAACGCACGGTCAAAATCATCAATAACTGGCAATAGCGACACTATTACCTCCTGACCTGCCGTTTTAAACAAATCCATTCTCTCTTTGGAAGTACGCCTTTTGTAATTCTCGAATTCTGCAAAAAGACGTAAAAATTTGTCCTTTTCCTTACTAAGGTCTTCCTTCAATTGCTCTTCCAAGCTAAGTTCCTGGCTTTTCTCAATGTCAGCGTTCGCAGAAGATGAATCATCTTGTTCCAATTCTTGATTTTCTATATTGTTCAGAACATCATCTTCCATCTCTTCCGTTTTATTTTCGTTGCTCATTTAAAATACATTTATATGCTTCCGATTTCAGATGGCAAAAGTACTGCCAATTCTTTAAAAATGTCATAATGTCATTAAACTTTATAAAAAAACATCCACCAATGGCGGATGTTAGGAACTTATAAACTTATTATGATATAATGTCTAGGAAATAAACTCATTCCGGTAGAGTGCATCTATAGCTGTTTGCGCTCCTTTATCCAAATATATATTTTCCAAGGCCCTGCAGATATTAGGAAATATAAAATCAAATCCCGAATCTTGGATTTTTTTACTACTTACGCGCTGACTGGAAAATAACAAATAGGACATTTCACCCAACACCAAACGCATCAATGTTTGTGGAATATTGGGCAAAAACAAAGGTTTTTCCAAAACTCTCGCAATTTCTTTGGTAAGCTTAATATTGGTTACAGGGTTTGGGGCCACTGCATTATAAACTCCTGTTAGGTCCTTTGATATTACATGTAGAAATAACCGGCCAAGGTCTTGCAGATGTATCCAGGATTGCCATTGATTGCCAGAACCCATGGCAGCGCCTACATAATATTTTACGGGTTTGGCCATTTCTGGCAGTGCCCCACCTTTGCCGGACATTACCAATCCTATCCTGATCTTGGCGGTTTGGATATTCAATTTTTCGAAGGCATCTACCTCTTTCTCCCAAATGGATACCACCTCCCCTAAAAAACTGTCATCCACTTCTTCTACATCCTCCCTATAATATTGGGAAAGAGAATTGGGGTAAATCCCTATCGCCGAAGCAGAAACTATTTTTTTAATACTATGAGGTCCGACTTTGGGTATAGCCCCCAACAGAGTTCTAAGTGACTTTACCCTACTGTTAAGAATCTTCTTTTTATTGCTTCGAGTCCATCTCTTAGAAATACTGGACCCTGCAAGGTTGATAATTGTGGTTACTCCATTAAAGCAATTTTCATCTATTTCATTCTTTTCAGGATTCCAATAAAAGCCTTTATAATTAGGTTGGGATACAATTTTATCCTTCCTAGTGGTCAAGTAATTTACCGAGATATTGTTTTGTTTGCACAAATTTACAATTTCACTCCCCACCAAACCTGTTGAACCTGTTATCAAAACCTTCATACCCTTACTTTCTTTCTATCAACTTTAATATAAATATATGGGTTTTTAGAATTTAAATAGTTGAATTTAGTTTAGGTTTAACAGTCCAAGTCCTTTAGATGTTAAGTAAACCATAATTAAAGAGTAACTATTATGAAACCTTTAAGGCCCGTAGCATTTCTCTTTTTCCTGGAGGCCCTGGCAAACGTTCCACAACAAATCCTCCGGCCTGCATAGCCCTCCTAACACTTCCTTTTGCGGAATAGGTGACCAGCACACCATCTTTTTTCAATGCCTTGAACATTATAGCAAAAACTTCCTCTGTCCAAAGTTCCGGTTGCACCCTGGCGCCAAAGGCATCAAAATAAATTAGATCGAATAGATCAATATCCGAGATATCCCTAAAATCGATCTGTTGCTTTATCAGTGAAAAATTGGCCGATATTGGATGTGATTGTCCCCATGAAGTTTGGTGCATACTCAAAAAATCCTGTTCCAAATTCCCTGCATTCAATGCTGATATATAGTCCAATTGTTCCAATTCTTCGGGAACAACGGGATAGGCCTCTATACCTTTATACGTTATATCCAAACTTCGCTTTTTAGACTCCAATAATGTTATAAGCGCATTCAAGCCCGTTCCGAAGCCTATTTCCAGTATAGACAATTGCCGGTCCTTGAATAAGGACAAACCGTTCTTAATAAAAACATGATAGGCTTCTTGAATAGCACCATGGATAGAGTGGTACTGCTCGTTCCAATCTTCGATCTGAATGGTTTTGGAGCCGTCGGCCGTAGTTATGATTTTTCTTTTCAATTTATTTTTTTATCAGCACTCCATCCGCCTCAAAGGCGTATTTTTTCTCAACCATTATTATAGCGGCAACTTCCTCTTCCGATTTTCCCGCATCACGGGCAAAATGTCTTTGGTCCCCAACACTCATTTCTTCAACATAGGCCAAACCATTTACAACTACCTCTTTTCCCACCAATTCCTGAGGCACAAAGAATCCGTAATCCTTAAATTTAACCATGCTTTCTTTGCCGTTCCCCAATTTCAATTTCATCCAACATCCTTTGGCCATACAAACCTCCGTTACCAGACCGGAAAACCTGGATGCAAGTGTATCCGACTTGGCCATTTTTTCATAATTCCCAAGCATTTGTCCACTGCTTATGGCATCGGAATCGTCAAATTGAGTTCCGATATAATCATAATTCTCGTTGATCAAGGCCGCGCTGGTCGGTACCGACGGCTTATTTTGCGCCAGACAAGCCGAAAACACCATAAAAGTCACAATCAAAATGTTAAATTGCCTCAAAATATTCAGATTTTATATCACTTTACAAAACTGGGCATTTTTAGACGAAAAAAGAAGAACTACTAATGATATTTGCTTAATTTTATTGCTTTAAATTAGAATGCTATGCAAACTGTTTCAAATTCAATAATAGTTGAGAAAGTTAAAGACTCGAAAATTAATAAAGTAGATTTTAATAATTTATCGTTTGGAAAATATTTTACGGATCATATGATGGTCTGTGATTACAAGAATGGTGCTTGGGAAGTACCAAAAATAGTTCCATATCAACCCATTACACTTGACCCATCCGCTAAGATTTTTCATTACGGACAATCTGTTTTTGAAGGAATGAAGGCCTATAAGGACAAAGATCAAAATGTCTGGCTCTTTCGCCCTTTGGAAAACCAAAAGCGGATCAACATATCGTCCAAAAGGCTTGCTATGCCCGAATTCCCTGAAGATTACTTTATGGAGGGCTTAACGGCACTTTTGAAATTGGACCATAAATGGATTCCTACGGCTGAAGGAAGTTCCTTATATATTAGACCTTTTGTCTTTGCCACGGGATGCGGATTCCACGCTTCCCCCTCTGACGAATACAAATTTATTATTGCCTGTTCCCCATCGGCCTCCTATTTTGCAGGGAAGGTAAAAGTTTTAATAGAGGAGAAATATTCAAGATCGGCCAATGGTGGTGTAGGTTTTGCCAAAGCCGGAGGTAATTACGCCGGACAGTTTTACCCAACACAGCTGGCAGTTGAAAAAGGTTACAATCAAGTAATTTGGACAGATGACAACAACCACGAATATATAGAGGAGGCCGGGGCCATGAACATATTTGTCAGGATTAACGACACCTTGATTACCAGTCCTACGAGCGATAGAATATTGGACGGTATAACTAGAAAAAGCATTATAGAGATTGCCAAAGACGAAAACATAGCAGTAGAAGTTAGAAAAATCACTGTAAAAGAGGTGGTCGAAGCCTCCAAAAATGGCAGTCTCAAAGAAATGTTCGGAGCAGGTACCGCTGCGGTAATTTCCCCTATAGCCACTTTCGGTTACCAAGAAAAGGATTATGACCTGCCGGAGTTAAAAGATAGTTACGCCTCTATTTTAAAGAAGCGCATTACGGACATACAATACAACAAGGCCGAAGATAAGTTTGACTGGAGATATAAGGTGGATATTGAATAAAAACCAACTTTACATTTTAAAAAAATCCCCTCTTCCGCAAGGATCGAGGGGATTTTTTTGCCCTTTATTTAGGTTTCCCGATAGCTATGGCCTACTTTTTGTCTAAAATATCCACAATATTCGGTTTAAAATAATTTGGACCTTTAAGCACTTTTCCATCTTCACGATAGATTGGTTTGCCATCTTCCCCTAATTTACTCATATTACTACGCTGTATTTCTTCAAAAACTTCCTCTATTTTATACTGCATACCGTGCTCCAATATAGTACCGCACAATATATATAGCATATCGCCCAGGGCATCTGCAACTTCAACCAAATCATTATTGTTTGCCGCTTCCAGATATTCCTTATTCTCTTCATCCATCAAATTAAAGCGTAGTAAATTCTTGGCCTCTCCCAAATTAGCCCTGATTTCTTTGGAAACACCCAACCCAAATGAATTATGGAACAATTCAACGGCATTAAGTTTACTTTTCATAATTGAAATTATTTAAGTTAGATTTGCGTAAAAATATAAATATGTTCAGTGCGGGACAATTAATTTTTGCAGGACTTTTTTTCGCTGCATTTTTAGTAATTATCATATTTTCCTATCAAAAAGACAAAAAACTTCATAAAAAAAACTACAAAGGCGTTCAGTGGGTAGGACTTTTCTTCATAATTTTCATAATAATTTTGTTTCTAATTAAGTTTTTCCTTAAAAATTAACATATTTTTTCGGTTCACCATAAAAAGGACCCCTCCCAATAACATTCCTGATTATTACATCGTTTAATATACGAAAAGACGTAATTTTGCGTTGAATAACTAAATCATTTAGTTGTATGGTAACTTTTTTCAGTATTTTGTTAGTTCTTATTGGTATAAACGCATTGCTTTTTTTAGTCAGTTTTAACAGTAGTTCCAAAAAGAAAGAAAAGTCCGTCAAAAATATTTCAGAATCTACAACAGTAATCTTCCCCCTAGATTTAATTAACTCGAAATATAAGAAGGCAGTTTAATTCTTGTCTAAGGAAATTTATGCATCTTTGCCTAAATACTATGTCACAATAGTATTTACAATTACGCTATACCTATTATTAAGACCTTTGTATATGATAATTTTTATTTACTTTGAACAAGAAATAAAAACTATTTGTGCATGAAGCAATTTCTACTCGTCTTTCTTGGAGGGGGTCTAGGTAGTGGCTTACGGTTTTTAATAAGCAAAGCTTTCAACAACACTTTTCACAATTTTTTTCTCGGCACTTTTATAGTCAATATAATAGGTTGCCTAATTATTGGTTTTATCCTAGGACTTTCACTTAAAAACAATTTCCTTGCAAACAATCAGACATTATTTTTAACCACAGGCTTCTGTGGTGGCTTCACTACTTTTTCAACCTTTGCCCTGGAACAACACTCCTTTTTAAAAACCGGGGATCTTCTCAACTTCACCGCTTACACTCTTGCCAGTCTTGTAATTGGAATCTCTGCCGTAGCTATCGGATTCTGGTTTTCAAAGCTGTAAACTCCTATCAAAATCTTTTAACACGTTTTTTGACCTTTCTATTTATTTTGGTGGAATTGGCCATTTTTCTGCATTATCAATAGCAAAACACCTAAAAAGACGCGATTTTTTCAGGTTTTGACCAAAACAAGTGTTAAAAGTATTAACATATCAACATAATATTTAATTTGAAACACAATACCCATAAAATTTATGGGGCATTTTTATGTAAAATGTAATTCTTACGCATATACCCCCCAAAAAATAGGGGGGGTATTAAATTAATATATATTTTTGTCTCATAAATAATAAATCAATTATGAAAAAAATCGAGGCAATTATTAGGAAGTCAAAATTTGATGACGTAAAAAAAGCGCTACATCAAATTGGAGTAAACTTTTTTAGTTACTGGGACGTAACTGGAGTCGGAAATGAAAAAGAAGGGCATGTCTATAGAGGCATTTCCTATAGCACATCCGACATTCAACGTAGGTATCTTTCCATTGTAATATCGGACGATTTCTTGGAAACTACTGTAAACACCATTCTGGATACAGCATATTCAGGCAACGTAGGTGACGGTAAAATTTTCATTTCTGAAGTTTTGGAAGCTTATCGAATCAGAACAAAGGAAAGCGGAAAAGCAGGAATCAACTAAAAAATTTAAGAACCAACAAACAAATAACAACATGGACGTAGGATTATTTACAGCAAATAATGTTTGGATGATGATATGTACGGCTCTCGTATTCTTCATGCATTTAGGATTTTCTCTTTTGGAAATCGGACTAACCAGACAAAAAAACACAATTAACATTTTATTTAAGAACGTATTCATCATTTGTATAGGGTTGCTCCTATATTATATTGGAGGATTTAACCTTATGTATCCTGGTGATTTCAACGGTTATCTTGGTTTCGCAGGATTTGGCCTTGAAGCCCCAATTTTACCAGATGGTAGTTTGGACCTTACCTATAGTGAAGGATACACGTATTGGACAGATTTTCTTTTCCAAGCGATGTTTGCCGCAACAGCAGCAACCATAGTTTCCGGAGCAGTAGCAGAACGTATTAAGCTAGGTGGATTCATGATATTCACTATAATATACGTTGGTTTCGTTTATCCTATAGTAGGATCTTGGCAATGGGGCGGTGGATTCCTTTCCACTCTTGGTGGTGATGAAGGTGGTTTCCACGATTTCGCAGGATCTACTTTGGTGCATTCCGTAGGGGGATGGGCAGCTTTGATTGCCATATACATATTAGGACCAAGGATTGGCAAGTTTGGCGAAGATGGAAAACCAAATGCAATTCCAGGTCACAATATTCCTTTGGCAGCAGCTGGGGTACTTATTCTTTGGTTGGGCTGGTTCGGCTTTAACGGTGGATCAGTATTATCCGCGGATCCAGCTGGAACTTCAATAGTATTGGTTACTACTTGTTTGGCTGCAGCCGCAGGTGGAATAGGGTCTTTTATATTCTCTACCATTCTTTACAAAAACTATGACGTTACCATGATGTTGAACGGTATCTTGGGTGGTTTGGTAGGAATTACTGCCGGAGCCGACCTAATGTCTCCCTTTGAATCCATTGTTATTGGACTAATTGCCGGTGTAGTTATTGTATTAGGTGTTGCCCTAATAGACAAATTGAAACTGGACGATCCTGTTGGAGCAGTTGCAGTACACTTAATCTGTGGTATCTGGGGTACTTTGGCCGTAGGGATCTTCGGAGTTAAGGCTGGTGTAACACAATTTTTATATCAATTAACAGGAGTAGCTTCTGCAGGTGTTTTCTGTTGCCTAACAGCATTTATCATTCTTTTCGCTATCAAGAAAACTTCTGGAATAAGAGTTTCCAAAGACGAAGAATTGGAAGGATTGGATATACATGAGCACGGAATGGATGCTTATGCCGACTTCAGAATGAACCAACACTAATATATACAAAAGGTAACGGAGCGTTTTGCAGAACGCTCCGTTTATAACCCTTTTTCAATACAACAACTCAATAATAAGCTAACATCCTTAAAAGGATATAAACAATTGAATTATGAAAACGATTATTTATACAAAATACGTAAAAAATTTACTATTACTTGCATTTGCCCTTGCCTCAACAGCAACTTTCGCTCAGGAAGAGGAGGAAGCCAAGAAATTTAGCCTAAGCGGAAGTGTGGATGCCTACTACAGAACCAACTTGAATGGTGACAATGGTTTTGACGATGGCTCTGGTTTACCTAATGCGGCCCCAGGATCTTCATTTGCCAACTTACCTGGTTTTGCCCTAGGGATGGCCAATGTAATAGCGGCTTACGAAGGAGAGGATGTTGGGTTTGTAGCAGACCTTGTTTTTGGACCTAGAGGTACAGATGCTATTTTTGCTTCTCCTCTATATTCAGCTACCGGAAACATTGTAAATCAACTGTATGTATACTGGAATTTAAGCGAATCGGTTAAATTGACATTTGGTAACTTCAACACCTTCTTAGGTTACGAAGTAATATCTCCAGTTGCCAATTTTAACTATAGTACTTCTTACTTGTTTTCTTATGGTCCTTTCTCACATACTGGTTTGAAGGCAGACTTTACCCTATCTGATGACTTTAGCTTAATGTTGGCCATCATGAACCCAACCGATCAAACAGAATTGAATCCTACCGAGAAATATGCTTTCGGTGCCCAATTGGGATATAGCGGTCAATTCCTGAACTTCCTTGCTGATGACGGAGCATTTGAGATTGACTTCACAGGTGGATTTGATTTGTCTGATGAGTTCTTCTTGGGAATAAATGCAGCACTTTACGATAATGATGATATTGGTTTTGCCGGTGTAGCCCTTTATCCACAATACGCTACTTCTGACAACTTTACCTTGGGATTAAGAGGTGAATATTTCACAGAAACAGGAGACTATGGTGCAATTGGAACTGGAGTTGAAGATTCCAGTGTTTTTGCCGTAACACTTACAGGTAGTGCCACAATAGGCAATTTAATAATCAAGCCTGAATTGCGGTTGGATAGCGCATCAGATGACTCCTTTAGTTTTCTAGATTCGGATCTGGCCCCACAAAAGAGTTTATCCTCATTTGTACTAGCAGCCGTTTACTCTTTCTAAATAAATTGAGTTTATTATTTATAGCCCCGCTTAAAGCGGGGCTTTTTATTTTTATCCCTTTTTAAATGCCTTTACCCCTGCCGCAATCTCAATATCGAGCCTATTCTGCTTGGGTACCAAAGGACATGAGTATTTTGGATTATAAGCACAGTATGGATTATAGGCCTTATTAAAATCCAAAAGAATTGTATCTCCCTTAGGAATGGTCAAATCCAAATATCTACCCCCACCATAAGTTTCCTCCCCATTGGTAAGGTCTGCAAAAGGCAAAAACAAATAATCCCTATATTTCTCCTGCTGCATCAATTCCTGATTTTGATAAACTTCCAATTTATGGGTACTTCCTTTTAGACTAAAAGTTATTATTCCAAAAACAACCTCTTCCGATTGTCTTTCTGTAGTGGTCGGCATCATAAAAGGTAAAGCCTCAGGCGTCCGTGTGAATTTCGCATTGATCCTATAGCTGGTATCCGGCTCAAAAAAATCCAAAGTTGTAAAATCCTTTCTAAACCTATCCGGCAAGGGCGAGGTTTCAGGATCCTTGAATTCCTCGTTCATTTTTTTCTGAAATTGCATAATATCCTCCAAGGCTCCGGACACATGTTCCTCCGTATTGTTCTGCTCCTGATCATGGTACCTTTTTTCCTTACAACTCAATGATAACAAGCATAAAACCAAAAATAACTGCTTCATTTCCCTTCTTTTGGCATAAAAATACAACATCCATTTTTCCAAATAAAAGAATTTTGCATACCAAACCTACCCGAAACCAATTTATGAAGTAAATCCGAAACTATTAAGAGAAGTTTTTTGATGAAAAAAATTTATTTATGAAAATAAGTACCCTTGAACTTTTCCGCTTCCCTGAAACCGGAATTAAATACGTGATGAGAAATAACACTAGAGATCAACAATCTTCAGCAAGCAGGAATTCACTCCAATACAGCAACTTATTCTTCAATGGTTTCGTAACGGGCATCTTTTAAGTATTTGGCCACAATATCATTGAATTCAGGTGTTATACGCAGCAAAGCTGTGTTTTCCAAACTATATAATTCAGCCTTGTCCGTATATCCTTTCTTCAATAATTCCTCCAAATAAAAGAGGGAGGTTCCGTAATCCTCCATTTTAGCACTATTGGATATTATTTTAAGGTAATAACTATGGTCTGTGGGATCCGTTATCGTTTTTAACATCCAAAGTAGACTTAGAACTTCTTGATCTACCTGATTTCCGGAATTTACTATATCAATATTATCCTCAATTAAGGCATTAACATAACCCAAAAGGCGTTTGCCCATTTCTCTTTCCGCTTCTATTTTACTGTTATCGTATTTCTTTAATTCGCCCATCTGGTAAATCCACCAACCCAAATTATTATAATTATAGGTAGCTAAATCCTCCTCCAAATAGTATACATAATCCTCCTTAATAAATGACTCCTTTAACAAGGTGTTGTTCTCATTGCGTGTCATGGTTTTAAAAAGTTTATTCTTTTTAAGCTCACGCTTTATTCTCTTAAGGGAATCACCATCTTTTAAAACCCTATAAACAGACATTACTTCGTCCAACAAATTATCGGCCTGAATTAATCTGTTGGATTCGATCAAGAGATTTATTTCCTCCATATTTTGGGCATAAGTATCATTTATATAAGCTTCATCTTTCTCGGATTGACCCTTGGCCATGGCCGACAAATTAAAAATTTCCAAGGCCTTCCCTAGGTATTGGGTATTGGGCCATTCATGCCCCCCGTTAAACACCAGTAATTGATTAGGAAATTTTAAGCGACCCATAATGGATTTCCCCGCCAACATTTCCGGATAAGCATAATCTTCCTTTCCTACGATTCCTATAAAATGAAATAAATTGTTTGTATCCAATATGTCCATATTGGGATATACGGAACCACAGGAAATTACTCCGGATATACCTTTTA is from Arenibacter algicola and encodes:
- a CDS encoding outer membrane beta-barrel protein; this encodes MKTIIYTKYVKNLLLLAFALASTATFAQEEEEAKKFSLSGSVDAYYRTNLNGDNGFDDGSGLPNAAPGSSFANLPGFALGMANVIAAYEGEDVGFVADLVFGPRGTDAIFASPLYSATGNIVNQLYVYWNLSESVKLTFGNFNTFLGYEVISPVANFNYSTSYLFSYGPFSHTGLKADFTLSDDFSLMLAIMNPTDQTELNPTEKYAFGAQLGYSGQFLNFLADDGAFEIDFTGGFDLSDEFFLGINAALYDNDDIGFAGVALYPQYATSDNFTLGLRGEYFTETGDYGAIGTGVEDSSVFAVTLTGSATIGNLIIKPELRLDSASDDSFSFLDSDLAPQKSLSSFVLAAVYSF
- the mnmD gene encoding tRNA (5-methylaminomethyl-2-thiouridine)(34)-methyltransferase MnmD, with the protein product MKRKIITTADGSKTIQIEDWNEQYHSIHGAIQEAYHVFIKNGLSLFKDRQLSILEIGFGTGLNALITLLESKKRSLDITYKGIEAYPVVPEELEQLDYISALNAGNLEQDFLSMHQTSWGQSHPISANFSLIKQQIDFRDISDIDLFDLIYFDAFGARVQPELWTEEVFAIMFKALKKDGVLVTYSAKGSVRRAMQAGGFVVERLPGPPGKREMLRALKVS
- a CDS encoding P-II family nitrogen regulator; translated protein: MKKIEAIIRKSKFDDVKKALHQIGVNFFSYWDVTGVGNEKEGHVYRGISYSTSDIQRRYLSIVISDDFLETTVNTILDTAYSGNVGDGKIFISEVLEAYRIRTKESGKAGIN
- a CDS encoding DUF1684 domain-containing protein; translated protein: MKQLFLVLCLLSLSCKEKRYHDQEQNNTEEHVSGALEDIMQFQKKMNEEFKDPETSPLPDRFRKDFTTLDFFEPDTSYRINAKFTRTPEALPFMMPTTTERQSEEVVFGIITFSLKGSTHKLEVYQNQELMQQEKYRDYLFLPFADLTNGEETYGGGRYLDLTIPKGDTILLDFNKAYNPYCAYNPKYSCPLVPKQNRLDIEIAAGVKAFKKG
- a CDS encoding branched-chain amino acid aminotransferase — protein: MQTVSNSIIVEKVKDSKINKVDFNNLSFGKYFTDHMMVCDYKNGAWEVPKIVPYQPITLDPSAKIFHYGQSVFEGMKAYKDKDQNVWLFRPLENQKRINISSKRLAMPEFPEDYFMEGLTALLKLDHKWIPTAEGSSLYIRPFVFATGCGFHASPSDEYKFIIACSPSASYFAGKVKVLIEEKYSRSANGGVGFAKAGGNYAGQFYPTQLAVEKGYNQVIWTDDNNHEYIEEAGAMNIFVRINDTLITSPTSDRILDGITRKSIIEIAKDENIAVEVRKITVKEVVEASKNGSLKEMFGAGTAAVISPIATFGYQEKDYDLPELKDSYASILKKRITDIQYNKAEDKFDWRYKVDIE
- the dnaJ gene encoding molecular chaperone DnaJ; amino-acid sequence: MKEDYYDILGIGKNATAAEVKKAYRKKAIEYHPDKNPGDAKAEEMFKKAAEAYEVLSDPNKKARYDQYGHAAFEGGGGFGGGGMNMDDIFSQFGDIFGGAFGGGGFSGFSGFGGGGGQRRVKGSNLRIRVKLTLEEIANGVEKKIKVRRKVQAEGVTYQTCGTCGGRGQVTKITNTILGRMQTAATCSACGGSGQIIDKKPSDADANGLKVAEETVSINIPAGVEDGMQLKVPNKGNDAPGNGVPGDLLVAIETEEHDTLKREGDNLHYDLYISISEAVLGTSKEIDAVGGKVRIKLEAGIQSGKILRLRGKGITSLNGYGSGDLLVHVNVWTPKELNKEQKDFFERMQNNENFEPRPEKSDKSFFEKVKDMFS
- a CDS encoding DUF4920 domain-containing protein; the protein is MRQFNILIVTFMVFSACLAQNKPSVPTSAALINENYDYIGTQFDDSDAISSGQMLGNYEKMAKSDTLASRFSGLVTEVCMAKGCWMKLKLGNGKESMVKFKDYGFFVPQELVGKEVVVNGLAYVEEMSVGDQRHFARDAGKSEEEVAAIIMVEKKYAFEADGVLIKK
- the crcB gene encoding fluoride efflux transporter CrcB — protein: MKQFLLVFLGGGLGSGLRFLISKAFNNTFHNFFLGTFIVNIIGCLIIGFILGLSLKNNFLANNQTLFLTTGFCGGFTTFSTFALEQHSFLKTGDLLNFTAYTLASLVIGISAVAIGFWFSKL
- a CDS encoding nucleotide exchange factor GrpE; this translates as MSNENKTEEMEDDVLNNIENQELEQDDSSSANADIEKSQELSLEEQLKEDLSKEKDKFLRLFAEFENYKRRTSKERMDLFKTAGQEVIVSLLPVIDDFDRALKEISKSEDQEMFKGVELISNKFKETLKNKGLQQIEVKQGDAFDAEIHDAITQIPAPSKKLKGKIVDVVEMGFKLGDKIIRHPKVVVGN
- a CDS encoding ammonium transporter translates to MDVGLFTANNVWMMICTALVFFMHLGFSLLEIGLTRQKNTINILFKNVFIICIGLLLYYIGGFNLMYPGDFNGYLGFAGFGLEAPILPDGSLDLTYSEGYTYWTDFLFQAMFAATAATIVSGAVAERIKLGGFMIFTIIYVGFVYPIVGSWQWGGGFLSTLGGDEGGFHDFAGSTLVHSVGGWAALIAIYILGPRIGKFGEDGKPNAIPGHNIPLAAAGVLILWLGWFGFNGGSVLSADPAGTSIVLVTTCLAAAAGGIGSFIFSTILYKNYDVTMMLNGILGGLVGITAGADLMSPFESIVIGLIAGVVIVLGVALIDKLKLDDPVGAVAVHLICGIWGTLAVGIFGVKAGVTQFLYQLTGVASAGVFCCLTAFIILFAIKKTSGIRVSKDEELEGLDIHEHGMDAYADFRMNQH
- a CDS encoding pyrophosphohydrolase domain-containing protein, which gives rise to MKSKLNAVELFHNSFGLGVSKEIRANLGEAKNLLRFNLMDEENKEYLEAANNNDLVEVADALGDMLYILCGTILEHGMQYKIEEVFEEIQRSNMSKLGEDGKPIYREDGKVLKGPNYFKPNIVDILDKK
- a CDS encoding TIGR01777 family oxidoreductase, yielding MKVLITGSTGLVGSEIVNLCKQNNISVNYLTTRKDKIVSQPNYKGFYWNPEKNEIDENCFNGVTTIINLAGSSISKRWTRSNKKKILNSRVKSLRTLLGAIPKVGPHSIKKIVSASAIGIYPNSLSQYYREDVEEVDDSFLGEVVSIWEKEVDAFEKLNIQTAKIRIGLVMSGKGGALPEMAKPVKYYVGAAMGSGNQWQSWIHLQDLGRLFLHVISKDLTGVYNAVAPNPVTNIKLTKEIARVLEKPLFLPNIPQTLMRLVLGEMSYLLFSSQRVSSKKIQDSGFDFIFPNICRALENIYLDKGAQTAIDALYRNEFIS